From the genome of Kaistella daneshvariae, one region includes:
- a CDS encoding M16 family metallopeptidase encodes MIKKSFSAFGLLLLGVLSQAQEIKFEEYDLPNGMHVILHQDNKAPVVTTAVMYHVGAKDEIANRTGFAHFFEHLLFEGTPNIKRGEWMKIVGANGGSNNANTTDDRTYYYETFPSNNLQLGLWMESERLRHPVINQIGVDTQNEVVKEEKRMRVDNQPYGNIMKAIKTGLFKKHPYKNTTIGEMEDLDSAKLDEFLTFFKKYYVPNNATLVVAGDFNTAETKKLIDAYFAGIPKGAPVVRNLPKEDPITQETVMTYTDPNIQLPAYLYTYRTPGDKTRDSKVLDMISSYLSNGKSSVLYKKLVDEDKKALQVQAINLGQEDYSVFAFFAIPMGNTTEAALRADIDAEVKKLQTTLISEEDFQKLQNQFENRFVNANSSIQGIASSLATYHVLGGDTNLINKEIEIYRNITREDLREAAKKYLNSNQRVIINYLPEKK; translated from the coding sequence ATGATAAAAAAATCTTTTTCAGCTTTTGGCCTTCTGCTTTTGGGAGTTTTGTCACAGGCTCAGGAAATTAAATTTGAAGAATATGATTTGCCCAACGGCATGCATGTTATTCTGCATCAGGACAATAAAGCGCCGGTAGTGACCACAGCGGTGATGTATCACGTAGGTGCGAAGGACGAAATTGCAAACCGGACAGGTTTTGCGCACTTTTTTGAGCATCTGCTTTTTGAAGGCACACCGAACATCAAACGTGGTGAGTGGATGAAAATTGTTGGTGCGAACGGCGGTTCAAACAACGCAAATACCACTGACGACCGAACCTACTATTACGAAACTTTCCCGTCAAACAACCTGCAGCTTGGCTTGTGGATGGAATCTGAAAGGTTAAGACATCCGGTCATCAACCAAATTGGTGTCGACACGCAAAATGAGGTGGTGAAAGAGGAAAAAAGAATGCGCGTGGACAACCAGCCGTACGGAAATATTATGAAAGCCATCAAAACCGGTCTCTTCAAAAAACATCCCTATAAAAACACGACCATTGGTGAAATGGAAGATCTGGATTCCGCGAAACTTGATGAATTCCTGACTTTCTTTAAAAAATATTACGTGCCGAATAATGCAACTTTGGTGGTAGCCGGAGATTTTAATACTGCTGAAACCAAAAAGTTAATCGATGCATATTTTGCAGGAATTCCGAAAGGTGCGCCGGTGGTGAGAAATTTACCAAAAGAAGATCCGATCACTCAGGAAACGGTGATGACGTATACTGACCCGAATATTCAGTTGCCGGCTTATCTTTATACCTACAGAACTCCGGGCGATAAAACACGTGACTCCAAAGTTTTGGATATGATTTCGTCTTATCTGAGCAACGGAAAATCGTCGGTTTTATACAAAAAGCTGGTTGATGAAGATAAAAAAGCGCTGCAGGTGCAGGCGATTAATTTAGGTCAGGAAGATTACAGTGTTTTTGCTTTTTTTGCCATTCCGATGGGAAATACAACAGAAGCTGCTTTGCGTGCCGACATCGATGCTGAAGTGAAGAAATTGCAAACGACGCTTATCAGCGAAGAAGATTTCCAGAAACTGCAAAACCAGTTTGAAAACCGTTTTGTAAATGCGAATTCAAGCATCCAGGGAATTGCGAGTTCTTTGGCAACGTACCACGTTTTGGGTGGCGATACCAACCTCATCAACAAAGAAATAGAAATTTACCGCAATATTACTCGCGAAGATCTGCGCGAAGCTGCAAAAAAATACCTGAACAGCAACCAGCGGGTTATTATTAATTATTTACCGGAAAAAAAATAA
- a CDS encoding M16 family metallopeptidase: MKKSLYSIAAVFLVSGFLSAQTIDLNKMPTPGPTPTVNIAKPKSFKLKNGLTVMVVEDHKLPRVNTTLTFDHPPIFEGNKAGVSGIMADLLGSGTSKISKDKFNEKVDFLGASINYGSNGASANTLSKYYPEILSLFAAGVIDPKFAGEELSKSKDRAIAGLKSNELSAQVIGNRVFNVLTYGKNTAQGEFETEETLNAITLADVEDFYKKSYSPNNAYLVVIGDVKYADVKKMVEKAFNGWKKSDYKYAPTPTFTNVAKTEIDVVDVPNAAQSVVLLGDLHNLKMKDPQYFAATTANYILGGGSLETRVNMNLREKNGFTYGAYTSLDTSKYDSSFGGTANVRGEVTDKAIKEFMTEINGIKTIKPEELRNAKEKLKGSFILSLERPETVARFALNLITQDLPKDFYTNYLKSVDALTVEQVQKASDSFIKPNNMRIFVAGKASQFADQLDTLGYPVKYFDKYGNPTAKPEVKKVDANVTVASIADKYLTAIGGKDKVSKVTSISSNSSTKMQGMELGIKNTQALGGKMNMEVSMMGNTVQKITFDGTKGTMSAQGNKMDMPAEMQAAYAKEKNLFPELTFGTSKDYTLGGIEKINGADAYAVKTADATYYYDVKTGLKVGEIKKQKMQGKEVEIPTYYSNYKDVDGVKLPFTIKVNQMGQDMQLDVKSYELNKAKPEDFK; this comes from the coding sequence ATGAAAAAATCATTATATAGTATTGCGGCCGTATTTCTTGTGTCTGGTTTCCTTAGCGCACAAACGATCGACCTGAACAAAATGCCCACACCGGGGCCTACACCAACGGTTAATATTGCAAAACCAAAATCTTTTAAGCTGAAAAACGGCTTAACGGTAATGGTGGTGGAAGATCATAAACTGCCACGCGTAAACACAACTTTAACTTTCGACCATCCTCCTATTTTTGAAGGCAATAAAGCCGGCGTAAGCGGAATTATGGCCGACTTGCTGGGAAGCGGAACTTCTAAAATCTCAAAGGATAAATTCAACGAAAAGGTAGATTTTCTTGGTGCTTCCATCAATTATGGATCAAACGGTGCCAGCGCGAATACACTTTCAAAATATTATCCGGAAATATTATCGCTTTTCGCGGCGGGAGTAATTGACCCGAAATTTGCCGGTGAAGAATTAAGCAAATCCAAAGACCGCGCGATAGCTGGTTTAAAATCAAATGAATTAAGCGCGCAAGTTATTGGAAACCGGGTTTTTAATGTTTTAACTTACGGTAAAAATACCGCACAAGGTGAATTTGAAACCGAGGAAACATTAAACGCCATCACTTTGGCAGATGTTGAGGATTTTTATAAAAAATCTTACAGTCCGAACAATGCGTACCTGGTGGTAATCGGTGACGTAAAATATGCCGACGTAAAGAAAATGGTGGAAAAAGCCTTCAACGGCTGGAAAAAATCAGATTATAAATACGCGCCTACACCTACTTTTACTAATGTTGCAAAGACCGAAATCGATGTGGTAGATGTGCCGAATGCAGCACAATCTGTTGTGCTTTTAGGTGATTTGCACAATCTGAAAATGAAAGATCCACAATATTTTGCCGCTACAACGGCGAATTATATTTTGGGTGGCGGAAGCTTGGAAACCCGTGTAAACATGAACCTTCGTGAGAAAAACGGATTTACTTATGGTGCTTATACTTCTTTGGATACCTCAAAATATGACTCCAGTTTTGGTGGAACGGCAAATGTTCGTGGCGAAGTAACCGACAAAGCCATTAAAGAATTCATGACGGAAATTAATGGAATTAAAACCATTAAACCGGAAGAGTTGCGCAACGCCAAAGAAAAACTGAAAGGTTCTTTCATTTTGTCCTTAGAAAGACCCGAAACTGTGGCTCGTTTTGCTTTAAACCTGATTACTCAGGATTTACCAAAAGATTTTTACACCAACTATTTGAAATCGGTTGATGCTTTGACGGTGGAGCAGGTTCAAAAAGCATCCGACAGTTTCATCAAGCCAAATAACATGAGAATATTTGTGGCAGGAAAAGCAAGTCAGTTTGCAGATCAGTTGGATACTTTGGGTTATCCGGTAAAATATTTCGATAAATACGGAAATCCAACCGCGAAACCTGAGGTGAAAAAAGTTGATGCTAATGTAACTGTTGCGAGCATTGCTGATAAATATTTAACAGCAATTGGTGGTAAAGACAAAGTTTCAAAAGTGACTTCTATCTCTTCAAACTCTTCAACCAAAATGCAGGGAATGGAGCTTGGAATTAAAAATACCCAGGCGCTTGGCGGGAAAATGAATATGGAAGTTTCCATGATGGGAAATACCGTGCAGAAAATTACTTTCGACGGAACGAAAGGAACCATGTCTGCACAGGGAAATAAAATGGATATGCCGGCAGAAATGCAGGCAGCTTATGCTAAAGAAAAAAACCTCTTCCCGGAACTGACTTTCGGAACTTCAAAAGACTACACTTTAGGCGGAATTGAAAAGATTAATGGCGCTGATGCTTATGCTGTAAAAACTGCAGATGCAACTTACTATTATGATGTAAAAACCGGCTTGAAAGTAGGTGAAATTAAAAAGCAGAAAATGCAGGGCAAGGAAGTTGAAATCCCAACTTACTACTCCAATTACAAAGATGTTGATGGTGTGAAATTACCGTTTACAATCAAGGTAAACCAAATGGGGCAGGACATGCAGCTGGATGTAAAATCTTACGAGCTGAACAAAGCTAAACCTGAAGATTTCAAATAG
- a CDS encoding plastocyanin/azurin family copper-binding protein has protein sequence MKRLPLKTMFVAVALSGALFTSCSDKKDTAVTTDTTAETTAAPEATVEDDAAKQDTIKITLNANDKMQFDQTELNVYAGQTVELTLNHTGTMPVEAMGHNFTLLKQGTDLAKFEEAAAKNKEGGYQPADQSDVIAHTDLIGGGQSTTITFAAPEKGSYDFLCSFPGHYSVMKGKFNVK, from the coding sequence ATGAAACGTTTACCATTAAAAACCATGTTTGTGGCCGTCGCTTTAAGCGGGGCTTTGTTTACTTCTTGTAGTGATAAAAAGGATACTGCGGTAACCACAGATACTACTGCAGAAACTACAGCGGCACCTGAAGCCACTGTTGAAGATGACGCTGCAAAGCAGGATACTATTAAAATTACTTTGAACGCAAACGACAAAATGCAGTTCGACCAAACTGAACTTAATGTTTACGCAGGTCAGACTGTAGAGTTAACATTGAACCACACCGGTACAATGCCTGTAGAAGCAATGGGGCACAACTTTACCTTATTGAAACAGGGAACTGATTTGGCTAAATTTGAGGAAGCAGCTGCCAAAAACAAAGAAGGCGGTTACCAACCGGCTGACCAAAGCGATGTTATTGCACACACTGATTTGATCGGAGGTGGACAATCTACAACCATCACTTTTGCTGCTCCGGAAAAAGGATCTTATGATTTCCTTTGTTCTTTCCCTGGACACTATTCCGTGATGAAAGGTAAATTCAATGTGAAATAA
- a CDS encoding four-helix bundle copper-binding protein: MKNQNLINALNECVAACNHCASACLAEEGVKMMARCIQTDIVCAEFCSTTAKVIAFDSSVSQEMVDLCRKICSECAAECEKHDMEHCRHCAEVCRRCEEACSAYAA, from the coding sequence ATGAAAAATCAGAATTTAATCAACGCTTTAAACGAATGCGTGGCAGCTTGCAACCATTGCGCAAGTGCCTGCTTGGCAGAGGAAGGTGTAAAAATGATGGCGCGCTGTATCCAGACCGATATCGTCTGCGCCGAATTTTGCAGCACGACTGCAAAAGTGATTGCTTTCGACTCATCTGTTTCACAGGAAATGGTTGATTTATGCCGGAAAATCTGTTCTGAATGTGCAGCTGAATGCGAAAAACACGACATGGAACATTGCCGCCATTGTGCTGAAGTTTGCCGAAGATGTGAAGAAGCCTGCAGCGCGTATGCGGCGTAA
- a CDS encoding sigma 54-interacting transcriptional regulator yields the protein MNDITFKELKESGFEPKTISQEIQANLIARLKAKEPVFEGLWGYEDTVIPQLKKAILAGHHINLLGLRGQAKTRIARSMVSLLDEYMPIVKGSEINDSPFEPISKFARDLIGEKGDDTPISWVHRNNRFFEKLATPDVNVADLIGDIDPIKAATLKLPYSDERVLHYGMIPRANRCIFVLNELPDLQARIQVSLFNILQEGDVQIRGFQLRMPLDIQFIFTANPEDYTNRGSIVTPLKDRIGSQIFTHYPKTIALAREITEQEARISAEDKEKIQIPELAKDLLEEVAFAARNSEYVDAKSGVSARLTISAMENLIAAAKLRLIESGDSKTSIRLMDFMSIVPSITGKIELVYEGEQEGADHVAKLLIDQAVMTQFEMIFPRIPKLEKEGIKTAYTDLIQWFNQKSIQLNYDDTDEERNEKLDSIKPLNEIVAEYAKELEAEDQDFCKELVLWALTINKKLDKSESQSSFTFDGAGIGQYFRN from the coding sequence ATGAACGATATTACATTTAAAGAATTAAAGGAATCGGGCTTTGAGCCGAAGACCATTAGCCAGGAAATTCAGGCGAATTTAATTGCCAGATTAAAGGCTAAAGAACCCGTTTTTGAAGGACTTTGGGGTTACGAAGACACGGTGATTCCGCAGCTTAAAAAAGCGATTTTGGCAGGACATCACATCAATTTACTAGGATTACGCGGACAGGCAAAAACGAGGATTGCGCGAAGCATGGTAAGTCTGCTGGATGAATATATGCCGATTGTAAAAGGATCGGAAATTAATGACAGTCCGTTTGAACCGATTTCAAAATTTGCGCGCGACCTGATTGGAGAAAAAGGTGACGACACACCGATTTCCTGGGTTCACCGCAACAACCGATTTTTCGAAAAACTGGCAACACCGGACGTCAACGTTGCAGATTTAATTGGCGACATCGATCCGATTAAAGCTGCAACTTTAAAACTTCCCTACTCCGATGAGCGCGTTTTGCACTATGGAATGATTCCGCGTGCGAACCGCTGTATTTTCGTTTTAAATGAATTACCCGATTTACAAGCGAGAATTCAGGTTTCGTTATTCAACATTCTTCAGGAAGGTGATGTGCAGATTCGGGGTTTCCAACTTCGGATGCCGTTGGATATTCAGTTCATTTTCACCGCAAATCCGGAAGATTACACGAACCGCGGAAGTATTGTAACACCGCTGAAAGACAGAATTGGATCGCAGATTTTTACGCATTATCCAAAAACCATTGCTTTGGCGCGGGAAATTACGGAACAGGAAGCACGGATTTCAGCTGAAGACAAGGAAAAAATCCAAATCCCCGAGCTTGCGAAAGATTTGCTGGAAGAAGTAGCTTTTGCAGCGCGGAACAGCGAATATGTGGATGCAAAAAGCGGCGTAAGTGCACGCCTTACCATTAGTGCGATGGAAAATCTGATCGCTGCCGCAAAACTGCGTTTGATTGAATCCGGCGACAGCAAAACTTCAATCCGCCTCATGGATTTCATGTCGATAGTTCCATCAATCACAGGAAAAATAGAACTCGTTTACGAAGGTGAACAGGAAGGCGCTGACCATGTCGCAAAATTACTGATCGACCAAGCCGTGATGACGCAGTTCGAAATGATATTCCCAAGAATTCCGAAACTGGAAAAAGAAGGCATTAAAACTGCTTATACCGATTTGATACAGTGGTTTAACCAAAAATCGATTCAGCTGAATTACGATGATACGGATGAAGAACGAAACGAAAAATTAGACAGCATCAAGCCTTTAAATGAAATTGTAGCAGAATATGCCAAAGAGCTGGAAGCTGAAGATCAGGATTTTTGCAAGGAATTGGTTTTATGGGCTTTAACCATCAATAAAAAGCTCGATAAATCTGAAAGTCAGTCTTCTTTCACTTTTGATGGAGCAGGAATTGGACAATATTTCCGGAATTAA
- a CDS encoding vWA domain-containing protein has product MEKRRNSDLNFGKGFTFSKHIPEEISHFDRVIDVFKDLLTHTSGDIEEAFEWLDMLDKEYDIFTDEYTLEDFEEDLKKRGYIKEETDEKDGNTGTGKGKNILTAKLEAALREFALDQIFGKLKKSGIGNHTTKKSGVGDERDGENRSFQYGDDLNAINMTESLKNAQINNGISDLRLTEDDLIVEETKHKAQMSTVLMIDISHSMILYGEDRITPAKKVAMALVELINRKYPKDSIDIIVFGNEAWPIKVKDLPYLQVGPYHTNTVAGLELAMDILRRKRNTNKQIFMITDGKPSCITLPTGEFYMNSIGLDEKIVAQCLTKAAQARKLKIPITTFMIAQDPYLRKFVEAFTAMNKGKAFLTGLSGLGQMIFEDYEKNRIKRI; this is encoded by the coding sequence ATGGAAAAGAGGAGAAACAGCGACTTGAATTTCGGTAAAGGTTTTACGTTCAGCAAGCACATACCGGAAGAAATTTCGCATTTTGACCGGGTTATCGACGTTTTTAAAGATCTTCTCACGCACACTTCAGGTGATATTGAAGAAGCTTTTGAATGGCTGGACATGCTGGATAAAGAATACGATATTTTCACTGATGAATACACGCTGGAAGATTTTGAGGAAGACCTGAAAAAACGCGGTTACATCAAAGAAGAAACCGACGAAAAAGACGGAAATACGGGCACGGGAAAAGGCAAAAATATCCTGACCGCGAAACTGGAAGCAGCTTTGCGCGAATTTGCTTTAGACCAGATTTTCGGAAAGCTGAAAAAAAGCGGCATTGGAAATCATACCACCAAAAAATCAGGCGTTGGTGATGAACGCGATGGTGAAAACCGCAGTTTTCAGTACGGCGACGACTTGAACGCCATCAACATGACCGAAAGTTTGAAAAACGCCCAGATCAACAACGGAATTTCTGATTTACGTCTGACCGAAGACGACCTCATCGTTGAAGAAACCAAGCACAAAGCACAAATGAGCACCGTGCTGATGATCGACATCAGCCACTCCATGATTTTATACGGTGAAGACCGAATTACGCCGGCGAAAAAAGTAGCGATGGCGCTGGTGGAACTCATCAACAGAAAATATCCGAAGGATTCCATTGATATTATTGTTTTTGGAAACGAAGCCTGGCCGATAAAAGTTAAAGATTTACCTTATTTACAAGTTGGTCCGTATCACACGAACACGGTGGCAGGTCTTGAACTGGCGATGGATATTCTGCGCCGGAAAAGAAATACCAACAAGCAAATCTTCATGATTACCGACGGAAAACCGAGTTGTATTACGCTTCCAACAGGTGAATTTTACATGAACAGCATTGGCCTTGACGAAAAAATCGTGGCGCAATGCTTAACAAAGGCGGCGCAGGCACGAAAACTGAAAATACCAATTACGACTTTTATGATTGCTCAGGACCCATACCTGCGCAAATTTGTGGAAGCTTTTACAGCGATGAATAAGGGCAAAGCATTTCTCACCGGACTTTCGGGCCTTGGACAAATGATTTTTGAAGACTACGAAAAAAACAGAATTAAGAGAATTTAA
- a CDS encoding pentapeptide repeat-containing protein → MTSFLDQTFTKINFTENPLTKGDYENCIFRNCNFSDANLSEFKFHDCEFLDCNLSLAQLNGTVFRGIQFKDCKMLGLQFERCNDFGLAFSFENCQLNHSSFFQLKIRKTVFKKCQFREVDFSETDLSSSTFEDCDLAQAVFDQTNLEKADFRTAFNYAFDPEKNRLKAANFSVSGLAGLLQKYQINIEA, encoded by the coding sequence ATGACTTCTTTCCTTGACCAAACTTTTACCAAAATCAATTTTACGGAAAATCCTTTAACTAAAGGTGATTACGAAAACTGTATTTTCCGGAACTGTAATTTCAGCGACGCCAATCTTTCTGAATTTAAATTCCACGACTGCGAATTTCTGGACTGTAATTTAAGTTTAGCACAACTGAACGGCACGGTTTTCCGCGGAATTCAATTTAAAGATTGCAAAATGCTCGGTCTGCAATTTGAGCGCTGCAATGATTTTGGCCTTGCTTTTTCGTTTGAAAATTGCCAGCTGAACCATTCTTCTTTTTTCCAGCTGAAAATCCGGAAAACGGTTTTTAAAAAATGCCAGTTTCGCGAAGTCGATTTTTCGGAGACGGATTTATCTTCATCAACATTTGAAGATTGTGATTTGGCGCAGGCCGTTTTCGACCAAACCAATCTTGAAAAAGCAGATTTCCGCACTGCTTTCAATTATGCTTTCGATCCGGAAAAAAACCGCCTTAAAGCAGCCAATTTTTCTGTTTCCGGTCTCGCCGGACTTTTGCAGAAATACCAAATCAACATCGAAGCGTAA
- a CDS encoding Rne/Rng family ribonuclease, which yields MKKELIISHDDAQSKIALLEDGRLFELHEEEDKRDFVVGDLFIGKVKKLAPNLNSAFVSIGYEKDAFLHYQDLGPQFLTYKKFLHDTVTKKQQTSSLKNFEVQKEIPKNGIIEKVLAKDDSVILQITKEPISTKGPRISTQISLTGRFLVLIPFDKSVSISKKIGSGEEKERLRTLIESIKPEGFGVIIRTVAEGKKVAELHNDMNQLIQKWETAFKNIQKNKVPSKVLSEEDKASAILRDNFNADFVNIYCDDEQMVDDMRNYLEVIAPERKNIVQFYDKPIPLMEYYNVEKQLKQSFGKHVNIPSSKGAYLVIEHTEALHVIDVNSGNNISGGGASSKEHALNVNKMAATEIARQLRLRDMGGIIVVDFIDMINPDHRRDLYEHFKTEMQRDKARHKILPPSKFGLIQLTRQRTRPEKQIKTKEDNPNADGEILAPIVVVERMEEVIRNLIQTEKGKLFLHVHPFVEAYLTKGMMSIQMKWYLKYKKWVTIIPRDSFKYLEYKMVNSKKEELMSYSN from the coding sequence ATGAAGAAAGAACTGATAATATCACATGACGATGCGCAGTCCAAAATAGCTCTTTTGGAAGACGGCCGTCTCTTTGAACTTCACGAAGAGGAAGACAAAAGAGATTTCGTGGTGGGCGACCTCTTCATCGGTAAAGTAAAAAAACTTGCACCCAATCTTAATTCGGCCTTTGTAAGCATCGGTTATGAAAAAGATGCTTTCCTGCACTATCAGGATCTTGGCCCGCAATTTCTGACCTACAAAAAATTTCTGCACGATACCGTTACTAAAAAACAGCAGACCTCGTCACTGAAAAACTTCGAAGTCCAGAAGGAAATTCCCAAAAACGGAATCATTGAAAAAGTACTGGCAAAAGACGACAGCGTAATTCTTCAGATCACCAAAGAACCCATTTCCACGAAAGGTCCGCGCATTTCTACGCAGATTTCCCTTACCGGAAGATTTTTGGTTTTAATCCCTTTCGATAAAAGTGTTTCGATTTCCAAAAAAATCGGCAGCGGCGAAGAGAAAGAAAGACTTCGAACCCTGATTGAAAGCATTAAACCTGAAGGTTTTGGCGTTATTATCCGCACCGTAGCAGAAGGCAAAAAAGTTGCAGAACTCCACAACGATATGAATCAGCTGATTCAAAAATGGGAAACTGCTTTTAAAAATATTCAGAAAAATAAGGTTCCGAGCAAGGTTTTAAGCGAAGAAGACAAAGCGTCTGCAATTTTGCGCGACAATTTCAACGCAGATTTCGTGAATATTTATTGCGATGATGAGCAGATGGTAGATGATATGCGAAATTATCTGGAAGTCATTGCACCGGAACGCAAAAATATCGTGCAATTTTACGACAAGCCGATTCCGCTGATGGAATATTACAACGTGGAAAAACAGCTGAAACAGAGTTTTGGCAAACACGTAAATATCCCGAGTTCTAAAGGCGCTTATCTGGTCATCGAACACACCGAAGCACTTCACGTCATCGATGTCAACTCCGGCAACAATATTTCCGGTGGCGGCGCTTCCAGCAAGGAACATGCGCTGAATGTGAACAAAATGGCAGCAACAGAAATCGCGCGCCAGTTGCGTTTGCGCGATATGGGCGGAATTATTGTGGTGGATTTCATCGACATGATCAATCCCGATCACCGCCGCGATTTGTACGAACATTTTAAAACCGAAATGCAGCGCGACAAAGCACGGCACAAAATTTTGCCACCAAGCAAATTTGGCTTGATCCAGCTTACGCGTCAGCGCACACGCCCTGAAAAACAGATTAAAACGAAAGAAGACAACCCAAATGCCGACGGAGAAATCCTGGCGCCAATTGTGGTGGTCGAGAGAATGGAAGAAGTCATCAGAAACCTCATCCAAACCGAAAAAGGCAAACTTTTCCTTCACGTACACCCGTTCGTGGAAGCATATCTTACCAAAGGCATGATGAGCATTCAGATGAAATGGTATCTGAAATACAAAAAATGGGTGACCATCATCCCGCGCGATTCCTTCAAATACCTGGAATACAAAATGGTAAATTCTAAAAAAGAAGAATTGATGAGCTATTCCAACTAA
- a CDS encoding HU family DNA-binding protein, with protein MTKAELVNTISNKLGTEKNETQKVIEAFMQEIRTSMYNGDNVYLRGFGSFIIKTRAAKTGRNISKNTAIEIPAHNIPAFKPSKTFVEKVKTKVAVK; from the coding sequence ATGACAAAAGCAGAATTGGTGAACACCATATCAAATAAACTGGGGACGGAAAAGAATGAGACACAGAAGGTTATAGAAGCTTTTATGCAGGAGATCAGAACATCAATGTACAATGGGGACAATGTTTATTTAAGAGGTTTTGGTTCATTCATCATCAAAACTAGAGCTGCGAAGACCGGAAGAAACATTTCTAAGAACACCGCAATCGAAATTCCTGCACATAACATTCCTGCTTTCAAACCATCAAAAACATTTGTTGAGAAAGTAAAAACGAAAGTTGCAGTAAAATAG
- the mutY gene encoding A/G-specific adenine glycosylase — protein sequence MKTKKQNADFVHVGRKLLGWYQLHGRDLPFRKTNDPYKIWICEIIFQQTRIEQGLNHYNRFIERFPDVHSLAEASTDEVLLYWKGLGYYSRALNLHQAAQQILAAFQGNFPENYEDILSLKGVGKYTAAAVSSICFGQHIPAVDGNFYRVLSRIFADDFDVSGSKAFDYFSQLALQMMPAGEAGHFNEAMMDLGSAICKPKNPLCESCPLTEDCLAFQLGKVQDFPVKTKKAKATDLELKYFFVEFEGTFLVRQRAEDFIWKKLYEFPEKIPAEWAEFIISQKTVFHKLTHKNLTITFAHIQLPSLQILQKFAAKEGYFLISAEEAQQKSFPKPLQNFLEGIFQHAEKL from the coding sequence TTGAAAACAAAAAAACAAAATGCTGATTTTGTTCACGTTGGTCGCAAGTTGCTCGGGTGGTATCAGCTTCACGGACGCGATTTGCCCTTTCGGAAAACCAACGATCCTTACAAAATCTGGATTTGTGAAATTATTTTTCAGCAAACGCGCATCGAACAGGGGTTAAACCATTACAACCGCTTTATTGAAAGATTTCCCGATGTACATTCTTTAGCCGAAGCTTCCACTGATGAAGTGCTGCTGTACTGGAAAGGTTTGGGCTACTATTCGCGCGCGCTGAATTTACATCAGGCAGCGCAGCAAATTCTGGCGGCTTTTCAGGGCAATTTTCCGGAAAATTATGAGGATATTTTAAGCTTAAAAGGCGTGGGGAAATACACGGCCGCGGCCGTCTCCAGCATTTGTTTCGGGCAACATATTCCGGCGGTAGACGGCAATTTTTACCGCGTTTTATCCCGAATTTTTGCCGATGATTTCGATGTTTCCGGCTCGAAAGCTTTTGATTATTTTTCGCAGTTGGCATTGCAAATGATGCCCGCAGGTGAGGCCGGCCATTTTAATGAAGCCATGATGGATCTCGGTTCCGCCATTTGCAAGCCGAAAAATCCGCTGTGCGAAAGCTGTCCTTTGACTGAAGATTGTCTGGCTTTTCAATTAGGGAAAGTTCAGGATTTTCCGGTGAAAACAAAAAAGGCAAAAGCCACGGATTTGGAACTAAAGTATTTCTTTGTCGAATTCGAAGGAACTTTTTTGGTGCGCCAGAGAGCAGAAGATTTCATCTGGAAAAAACTGTATGAATTTCCGGAAAAAATCCCCGCTGAATGGGCAGAATTTATCATTTCCCAGAAAACGGTTTTTCATAAGCTCACACATAAAAACCTGACAATCACTTTCGCTCATATTCAACTTCCGTCTTTGCAGATTTTACAAAAATTTGCCGCTAAAGAAGGATATTTTTTAATTTCAGCTGAAGAAGCGCAGCAAAAATCTTTCCCGAAACCTTTACAGAATTTTTTAGAGGGGATATTTCAGCACGCCGAAAAGCTTTAA